From Etheostoma cragini isolate CJK2018 chromosome 1, CSU_Ecrag_1.0, whole genome shotgun sequence, a single genomic window includes:
- the stk16 gene encoding serine/threonine-protein kinase 16 isoform X2, whose protein sequence is MGQTLCICSRGSITIDNKKYYFVQKLDEGGFSYVDLVEGAKDGHFYAMKRILCHDREGRQEAQTEVEMHQIFNHPNVLSLVAHTFVDRGGKTEAWLLLPYIRKGSLWSVLEKLRDKGSSMPEKQVLQILRGICSGLKAIHEKGYAHRDLKPTNVLLDEDDRPLLMDLGSMNRARIEVRGTREAMTIQDWAAQRCTISYRAPELFNVESHCIIDERTDIWSLGCVLYCMMMLEGPYDMVFQKGDSVALAVQNPVTIPQSCSYSEGLQMLLSSIMVSNPQERPNINWVLDQVQDLQSRSPNTQTNMV, encoded by the exons ATGGGACAGACCCTGTGCATATGCTCCCGTGGCTCCATCACCATTGATAACAAAAAGTATTACTTTGTCCAGAAACTAGACGAAGG TGGGTTCAGTTATGTTGATCTGGTAGAGGGTGCAAAGGATGGGCACTTCTACGCCATGAAGAGGATCCTGTGCCATGACAGGGAAGGTCGTCAGGAGGCTCAGACAGAGGTGGAGATGCATCAGATTTTTAATCACCCTAATGTCCTGAGCCTGGTTGCACACACCTTTGTCGATCGTGGAGGCAAGACTGAAGCATGGTTACTTCTACCTTATATTAGA aaaggcaGTTTGTGGTCTGTTCTGGAGAAGCTAAGAGACAAGGGGAGCTCAATGCCAGAAAAACAGGTTTTGCAAATCTTGCGTGGCATTTGCTCTGGACTGAAGGCTATTCATGAAAAAGGCTATGCACACAG AGACTTGAAGCCCACAAATGTGCTTTTGGATGAGGATGACAGGCCTCTCCTGATGGACCTGGGCTCTATGAACCGGGCCAGGATTGAG GTTAGAGGAACCAGAGAGGCCATGACCATACAGGACTGGGCAGCTCAGCGGTGCACCATTTCCTACAGGGCTCCTGAACTCTTCAATGTAGAGAGCCACTGCATTATAGATGAGCGCACTGATATCTGG TCACTTGGATGTGTGCTATACTGCATGATGATGTTGGAGGGGCCATATGACATGGTATTTCAGAAGGGGGACAGTGTTGCCCTGGCTGTCCAGAATCCAGTGACTATCCCACAGTCTTGCAG TTACTCGGAGGGCCTGCAGATGCTGCTGAGCTCCATAATGGTGTCAAATCCCCAAGAGAGACCAAACATCAACTGGGTTCTTGACCAAGTACAGGACCTGCAGAGTCGCAGCCCTAACACCCAAACCAACATGGTCTGA
- the pcnp gene encoding PEST proteolytic signal-containing nuclear protein, with amino-acid sequence MADYESNRRGGTDDGGPQEDGDRVKTKPVSCSTVGEGTAVKRTSQHLTPEDEDESSADPPAPRKVSKIGFSMSNPIGKKSNPISIKLGASKPKEPVPSAPPKKSGMASVFDEDDSEPEEMPPEAKMRMKNIGRETPTSAGPNSFNKGKQGFSDHQKLWERKMKAQADKL; translated from the exons atggcGGATTACGAGAGTAACAGAAGGGGTGGCACCGACGACGGAG GGCCGCAGGAGGATGGAGACAGAGTGAAAACTAAGCCTGTCTCTTGTAGCACTGTGGGAGAAGGGACCGCAGTCAAACGCACATCCCAGCATCTCACACCTGAAGATGAAGACGAGTCCTCCGCAGACCCACCAGCACCCCGCAAAGTCTCCAAGATTGGCTTTAGCATGAGCAATCCGATCGGGAAGAAGTCGAACCCCATTTCTATCAAACTTGGAGCATCA AAACCCAAAGAGCCAGTACCATCAGCTCCTCCAAAAAAGTCAGGGATGGCGTCTGTTTTTGACGAAGATGAT AGTGAACCTGAGGAGATGCCCCCAGAAGCaaagatgaggatgaagaaTATTGGCAG GGAGACCCCGACATCTGCAGGACCCAATTCCTTCAACAAGGGCAAGCAGGGTTTCTCTGATCATCAAAAGCTTTgggagaggaagatgaaggcCCAAGCAGACAAATTGTAA
- the stk16 gene encoding serine/threonine-protein kinase 16 isoform X1, with translation MTALKSLALNNEPVRMGQTLCICSRGSITIDNKKYYFVQKLDEGGFSYVDLVEGAKDGHFYAMKRILCHDREGRQEAQTEVEMHQIFNHPNVLSLVAHTFVDRGGKTEAWLLLPYIRKGSLWSVLEKLRDKGSSMPEKQVLQILRGICSGLKAIHEKGYAHRDLKPTNVLLDEDDRPLLMDLGSMNRARIEVRGTREAMTIQDWAAQRCTISYRAPELFNVESHCIIDERTDIWSLGCVLYCMMMLEGPYDMVFQKGDSVALAVQNPVTIPQSCSYSEGLQMLLSSIMVSNPQERPNINWVLDQVQDLQSRSPNTQTNMV, from the exons atGACA GCCCTTAAAAGCTTGGCGTTGAACAATGAGCCAGTCAGGATGGGACAGACCCTGTGCATATGCTCCCGTGGCTCCATCACCATTGATAACAAAAAGTATTACTTTGTCCAGAAACTAGACGAAGG TGGGTTCAGTTATGTTGATCTGGTAGAGGGTGCAAAGGATGGGCACTTCTACGCCATGAAGAGGATCCTGTGCCATGACAGGGAAGGTCGTCAGGAGGCTCAGACAGAGGTGGAGATGCATCAGATTTTTAATCACCCTAATGTCCTGAGCCTGGTTGCACACACCTTTGTCGATCGTGGAGGCAAGACTGAAGCATGGTTACTTCTACCTTATATTAGA aaaggcaGTTTGTGGTCTGTTCTGGAGAAGCTAAGAGACAAGGGGAGCTCAATGCCAGAAAAACAGGTTTTGCAAATCTTGCGTGGCATTTGCTCTGGACTGAAGGCTATTCATGAAAAAGGCTATGCACACAG AGACTTGAAGCCCACAAATGTGCTTTTGGATGAGGATGACAGGCCTCTCCTGATGGACCTGGGCTCTATGAACCGGGCCAGGATTGAG GTTAGAGGAACCAGAGAGGCCATGACCATACAGGACTGGGCAGCTCAGCGGTGCACCATTTCCTACAGGGCTCCTGAACTCTTCAATGTAGAGAGCCACTGCATTATAGATGAGCGCACTGATATCTGG TCACTTGGATGTGTGCTATACTGCATGATGATGTTGGAGGGGCCATATGACATGGTATTTCAGAAGGGGGACAGTGTTGCCCTGGCTGTCCAGAATCCAGTGACTATCCCACAGTCTTGCAG TTACTCGGAGGGCCTGCAGATGCTGCTGAGCTCCATAATGGTGTCAAATCCCCAAGAGAGACCAAACATCAACTGGGTTCTTGACCAAGTACAGGACCTGCAGAGTCGCAGCCCTAACACCCAAACCAACATGGTCTGA